In Candidatus Poribacteria bacterium, one DNA window encodes the following:
- a CDS encoding VWA domain-containing protein: MLFDAYWDKRQQKRRKIRRALLMSLVLHAVAIGIMSIGYIRWYRPMLPSEPLVSEAIAVTEFRRFHVSSTQKRSMPARGSTPGHAKRSSAANQNTAKLTHSAPPTLSNASIPVLKTDARLPMAETSLREHTTETPAWKTIAAAHAKTPTIAPKPKTSQGQTEANETEGRKSHAQPIDRDARMGEALEGIAESIADGESETAVDLVFLLDISGSMIDNIRAVGRQLRRMVTVFEEKGIDFTLGIVIFRYLERDTIIHPQTRDSEKFKRLLTTHVVAGMGDERAHNAMIKTIRRVDFREGVNRRFVLVTDEFTKGSYTLSEVLKQCYKNNITVDVIGINDMTHRALTTKTGGLWFPIPIQE, from the coding sequence ATGCTATTTGATGCCTATTGGGATAAACGACAACAAAAACGTCGGAAAATTCGCAGGGCGTTACTCATGTCATTGGTTTTACACGCCGTCGCGATAGGAATTATGAGTATCGGTTACATTCGGTGGTATCGCCCGATGCTTCCGTCAGAACCATTGGTGTCTGAAGCCATTGCGGTGACAGAATTTCGACGTTTTCATGTCAGTAGCACTCAGAAACGTTCGATGCCAGCGCGGGGTTCCACGCCTGGGCATGCGAAGCGTTCATCTGCTGCCAATCAAAACACTGCAAAGCTGACGCATTCAGCACCCCCGACGCTATCTAATGCCTCAATCCCTGTGTTAAAAACAGATGCCCGGCTACCGATGGCAGAGACTTCGCTACGCGAACACACGACAGAAACGCCAGCATGGAAAACAATCGCAGCCGCACATGCAAAGACACCTACAATTGCACCCAAGCCCAAAACATCTCAAGGACAAACCGAGGCAAACGAAACCGAAGGTCGTAAAAGTCATGCCCAACCTATTGACAGAGACGCTCGGATGGGCGAGGCACTCGAAGGCATCGCGGAGAGCATCGCCGATGGCGAATCCGAAACTGCTGTTGACCTCGTTTTTTTACTTGACATTAGTGGGAGTATGATAGATAATATCCGCGCAGTCGGCAGGCAGTTGCGTCGAATGGTAACGGTATTTGAAGAGAAAGGAATTGACTTTACACTCGGCATCGTTATTTTCAGGTATCTTGAGCGTGATACGATCATCCATCCACAGACGCGAGATAGCGAGAAATTCAAACGGTTGTTAACGACGCATGTCGTTGCTGGTATGGGCGATGAGCGGGCACACAACGCCATGATAAAAACGATTCGCCGCGTCGATTTCCGTGAGGGTGTAAACCGTCGATTTGTGCTTGTTACCGATGAGTTTACTAAAGGGTCTTACACGCTATCGGAGGTCTTGAAGCAGTGCTATAAGAATAACATCACAGTGGATGTCATTGGCATTAATGATATGACACATAGGGCACTAACAACGAAAACTGGGGGACTCTGGTTTCCCATCCCAATACAAGAATAG
- a CDS encoding sulfatase-like hydrolase/transferase has translation MVNKFLLISIDCWRYDALSRTNPLFNTPKFDLLTQDFSLAEKFFVAAPATRPSHTSYFTGLYPFEHGVYGQTYLKMFEGIPNLFQLFSDAGYHITGRSERPEVFRFLDFEPFITSVDPDAKAQHLGSLEDLIEHLKQPSDTPQFCFLHFWYTHGGYGMSGIPGAPSLGSLVSRGKTDEALQFYYAAATHILEFKLVEILKQLQLPEWAVFIFGDHGEGICDELIDHGSTLNQNVLHVPLLAHIPGVTDLAFPKPPISAIDLFPTVLNLAGIDVDYHGYGQDLLSPSKFDENRLVLSELDSLYGIGFLSRDNLEMPHHRVTSRTTVDNVEINRYSEGVRLWSLTDGEYLYREDEQTGEFVYRHVLSSEDTACEDPDRFRDAYDDILVNSNYQHLQVQESTAEETEILEGKLRDLGYVE, from the coding sequence GTGGTTAATAAATTTCTGCTTATCTCAATTGATTGTTGGCGGTATGACGCGCTCAGCCGGACGAATCCGCTTTTCAATACGCCGAAGTTCGATCTGCTGACGCAGGATTTTTCGCTGGCTGAAAAGTTTTTCGTGGCGGCACCTGCGACCCGCCCCTCCCATACCTCCTATTTCACGGGACTCTACCCGTTTGAACACGGTGTCTACGGTCAGACCTATCTCAAGATGTTTGAGGGTATCCCAAACCTGTTTCAGTTATTTAGTGATGCGGGGTATCATATCACGGGGCGCTCCGAGCGTCCGGAGGTGTTCCGTTTCCTTGATTTTGAGCCGTTCATCACATCGGTTGATCCGGATGCGAAAGCGCAACATCTCGGTTCGCTTGAAGACCTGATAGAGCACCTAAAGCAACCCTCGGATACACCGCAGTTCTGTTTTCTGCATTTTTGGTACACACACGGTGGTTATGGCATGAGTGGGATTCCGGGCGCACCAAGCCTCGGTTCGCTTGTGAGTCGCGGTAAAACAGATGAGGCGTTACAGTTTTACTACGCTGCAGCGACGCACATACTTGAGTTTAAATTGGTCGAAATCCTGAAGCAACTTCAGCTCCCAGAGTGGGCAGTCTTCATTTTCGGGGACCACGGTGAAGGTATCTGTGATGAGCTTATTGATCATGGCAGTACGCTCAACCAGAACGTCCTGCACGTGCCACTATTGGCGCATATTCCCGGTGTGACGGACTTAGCATTTCCGAAACCTCCGATTTCAGCGATAGATCTGTTCCCAACGGTTCTGAACCTTGCCGGTATTGATGTGGATTATCACGGGTATGGACAGGACCTGCTATCTCCATCAAAATTTGATGAAAACCGGTTGGTGTTGTCGGAGTTGGATAGCCTTTATGGTATCGGGTTTCTCAGTCGGGACAACTTGGAGATGCCGCATCATCGCGTGACTTCTCGGACGACGGTTGACAATGTGGAGATTAATAGATATTCGGAAGGTGTGCGGCTCTGGTCACTGACGGACGGTGAGTATCTCTACCGTGAAGATGAACAGACGGGTGAGTTTGTGTACCGACATGTCCTGAGCAGCGAAGATACCGCCTGTGAGGACCCGGATCGTTTCCGTGATGCTTATGATGATATTTTGGTGAACTCCAATTATCAGCACCTGCAGGTGCAAGAATCCACGGCAGAGGAAACAGAAATTTTAGAGGGCAAGTTGCGGGATTTGGGCTATGTTGAGTAG
- a CDS encoding transcriptional regulator — translation MDIKPIRSEADYETALKTIDQLWDAAQGSPEADQLDVLVTLVEAYEDKHYPIPLPDPIEAILHYMESQGLSEIDLETYLGSHACVSEVLNRKRALSLEMIQKLHKGLGIPADILVQPYAAQIDEVAD, via the coding sequence GATATTAAACCGATCCGATCCGAAGCAGATTATGAAACTGCACTGAAGACCATTGATCAGCTTTGGGATGCAGCACAGGGTTCACCAGAAGCAGATCAACTTGATGTGCTTGTCACGTTAGTGGAGGCTTATGAAGATAAGCACTACCCAATTCCTCTGCCAGATCCCATTGAAGCAATTCTTCACTATATGGAGAGCCAAGGGCTATCCGAAATTGACCTCGAAACCTATCTCGGATCGCATGCCTGTGTGTCAGAAGTCTTGAATCGGAAGCGTGCTTTATCACTTGAGATGATTCAGAAATTGCATAAAGGACTCGGAATTCCGGCGGATATTTTGGTACAACCCTATGCAGCACAGATTGATGAAGTTGCCGACTAA
- a CDS encoding sugar phosphate isomerase/epimerase: MKWALNTYQTCQEWELGRILDTAEATGYHGVELLMDYKQKHGFEWDTPRETWDGLKAQVDASGVVISSLTSCQTFHSENAADREETVRRVTRVIDMAEFMGCDHVRVLGDRYSEENREAVVGYVTDGLKALGTYAGEKNITVSIEMHGSFTDPDSAMEVIEGVNLSNVGFVFNSQFVGCDAGSIEPLFSRVAPHITAVHTHRVEEPATFDLYRQMFQWLDRTGFSGYISNECAYTGPDPEKVLALYVGLFKAFV, translated from the coding sequence ATGAAATGGGCATTGAATACCTATCAAACCTGCCAAGAGTGGGAATTAGGGCGGATACTTGACACTGCTGAAGCTACTGGCTATCACGGTGTCGAGTTATTAATGGACTATAAACAGAAACACGGATTTGAGTGGGATACCCCAAGAGAGACTTGGGACGGCTTGAAGGCGCAGGTTGACGCGAGTGGGGTTGTTATCTCCTCGCTGACGAGTTGTCAGACTTTCCACTCCGAAAACGCTGCCGATCGCGAGGAGACCGTCCGTCGTGTTACACGCGTTATCGACATGGCGGAATTTATGGGCTGCGATCATGTTCGTGTGCTCGGTGACCGGTATTCGGAAGAGAATCGTGAAGCAGTCGTGGGGTATGTCACCGATGGATTGAAAGCTCTCGGCACCTATGCCGGTGAGAAAAATATTACGGTCTCTATCGAGATGCACGGTTCTTTTACAGATCCGGACTCAGCGATGGAAGTGATTGAAGGTGTAAACCTTTCAAACGTCGGTTTTGTTTTCAATTCACAATTTGTCGGGTGTGATGCTGGTAGTATTGAACCGCTCTTTTCGCGCGTAGCCCCTCACATTACGGCGGTACACACGCACAGGGTAGAGGAACCCGCGACGTTTGATCTCTACCGACAGATGTTCCAATGGTTGGATCGCACCGGTTTCTCAGGCTACATCTCCAACGAGTGTGCCTATACGGGCCCTGATCCAGAGAAGGTCCTCGCACTTTATGTAGGACTTTTCAAAGCGTTTGTTTGA
- a CDS encoding PEP-utilizing enzyme, with protein MQFIKHFSEIDETDLPHVGGKGLNLGKLTSAGFRVPQGFCITTDAYRSSVQHLSEQNASAIKEVVLSPELVAEIHTAREQLQTGAVAVRSSATAEDLAEASFAGQQDTFLNVASDDLLDALKACWASLWSERAIAYRQTQGISDEGLAMAVVVQEMCEADVSGVLFTVSPFRADVSIIESNWGLGESVVSGAITPDSFHVSRETREVLEKNVATKREMVTAAGVGEVLTDQQDVPSLTDAQLKELTQLGMQIETFYGKPMDIEWALTDTQFVLLQARYITTSSEPTYPTPRADERSVEKLREKEIQRLEAHTETHGTVWCHHNIAEVLPAPLPMTWAIVKEFMSGTGGLGKAYRSLGFHPSKRVNSNGILDLICGRIYVNLNREAELHFEGFPFAHDFDALKQNPQQAMYAQVQTDITRSTTAFWLKLPLHIIRMSKAEMQLRRIRSDFDQLLAEEVFPAFQKEVEAERELTYADLSDAELVTKFQTWRAKTLDDFAPKALTATLLAGFSLQRLEAALQKHLNETAAKTLVSRLISRVSGNLTVETNEKLWQVADEDLALTDFLKDYGHRAVDEFELAQPRWREDTTYLEQIIASFQREASDTDAQQEGASHLARQAEQRDAAETELGAILGDKANLRKQIESELDFTRRYMPLRETAKFYLMLGYEQVRRALLELDNRYELNDGIFYLVPEELERLIDNDDFGDIIATRRTERKLMLQIEMPDVIFSDALEQIGAPVSIDPAEMYTGVGVSAGISMGKARVLLTPSDVNPSDRDYILVCPSTDPAWTPLFLHAVGLVMERGGILSHGAVVAREYGVPAVANVPNATQRIADGQMLQIDGNQGTVSIYHETS; from the coding sequence ATGCAATTTATCAAACACTTCTCAGAGATTGACGAGACAGACCTCCCCCATGTCGGTGGAAAAGGGCTAAATCTCGGAAAACTAACGAGCGCAGGGTTTCGAGTGCCACAAGGTTTTTGTATCACTACAGATGCCTATCGGTCTTCTGTTCAGCATCTATCAGAACAGAATGCGAGCGCGATTAAAGAGGTTGTGTTGTCCCCGGAACTTGTCGCGGAAATCCACACAGCACGCGAGCAATTGCAAACCGGCGCAGTCGCCGTACGTTCGAGTGCGACGGCGGAGGATTTGGCAGAAGCGAGTTTCGCTGGGCAACAGGACACCTTTTTGAATGTAGCGTCCGATGACCTCTTAGATGCGCTCAAAGCGTGCTGGGCATCGCTCTGGTCGGAACGGGCAATCGCCTACCGGCAAACACAAGGAATCTCCGATGAAGGGTTGGCGATGGCGGTTGTCGTCCAAGAGATGTGTGAGGCAGATGTTTCTGGCGTGCTTTTCACAGTCAGTCCTTTTAGGGCGGATGTGTCTATCATTGAGTCGAATTGGGGGTTAGGGGAATCGGTCGTTTCTGGTGCGATTACGCCTGATAGTTTCCACGTATCGCGGGAGACACGCGAGGTTTTGGAAAAAAACGTTGCTACAAAACGTGAAATGGTAACTGCTGCCGGTGTAGGTGAGGTATTGACTGACCAACAGGACGTTCCGAGCCTAACGGATGCACAACTGAAAGAACTCACACAACTCGGTATGCAAATTGAAACCTTCTACGGAAAGCCGATGGATATTGAGTGGGCACTCACCGATACGCAGTTCGTGTTGTTACAAGCACGCTATATTACCACATCCTCCGAACCTACATACCCAACTCCGAGAGCCGATGAGAGATCCGTTGAAAAACTCCGTGAAAAGGAAATACAAAGACTGGAAGCACATACCGAAACACACGGTACGGTCTGGTGTCATCACAACATCGCTGAAGTGTTGCCTGCCCCGTTGCCGATGACTTGGGCGATTGTCAAGGAATTTATGTCGGGTACTGGTGGGTTAGGTAAAGCGTATCGCAGTTTAGGGTTCCATCCGAGCAAACGGGTGAATAGCAACGGTATTCTTGACTTAATCTGTGGACGGATTTACGTTAATTTGAACCGTGAGGCGGAACTCCACTTCGAGGGTTTTCCGTTTGCACACGATTTCGATGCCTTGAAGCAGAACCCTCAACAGGCGATGTATGCGCAAGTACAAACTGATATTACCCGAAGTACTACAGCGTTTTGGTTGAAACTACCGCTCCATATTATTCGTATGAGCAAAGCAGAGATGCAGCTCCGTCGCATTCGCTCGGATTTTGATCAACTGTTAGCAGAAGAGGTATTCCCAGCATTTCAGAAGGAAGTTGAGGCAGAACGAGAACTTACATACGCTGACTTATCAGATGCGGAATTAGTGACGAAATTCCAGACATGGCGCGCCAAAACATTGGACGATTTCGCGCCAAAGGCTCTTACGGCTACATTGCTCGCCGGGTTTTCACTCCAACGGTTGGAGGCAGCACTCCAAAAGCACCTAAATGAGACAGCGGCAAAGACACTCGTGAGTAGGCTCATTAGCCGCGTTTCTGGGAATCTTACCGTTGAAACGAACGAGAAGTTATGGCAGGTGGCAGATGAGGACTTGGCACTTACCGATTTCCTCAAAGACTATGGGCATCGTGCTGTTGACGAGTTTGAACTTGCACAACCGAGGTGGCGTGAAGATACGACCTATCTTGAACAGATAATCGCATCTTTTCAGCGAGAAGCTTCAGACACAGACGCGCAACAAGAAGGTGCTTCACATCTTGCGCGGCAAGCGGAACAACGTGATGCTGCGGAGACAGAACTCGGTGCGATCCTTGGAGATAAGGCGAATTTGCGGAAACAGATTGAGAGTGAACTGGATTTCACAAGGCGTTATATGCCTTTAAGGGAAACAGCGAAATTTTACCTGATGCTCGGCTATGAACAGGTTCGGCGCGCCTTACTTGAATTGGATAATCGTTATGAACTCAATGACGGTATTTTTTATTTAGTGCCAGAGGAATTAGAACGACTAATTGACAATGATGATTTCGGTGATATTATCGCCACCCGAAGAACTGAGCGGAAACTTATGTTACAGATTGAGATGCCGGATGTCATTTTCAGTGATGCCCTGGAACAGATCGGCGCGCCGGTGTCAATTGACCCAGCGGAAATGTATACTGGCGTAGGTGTTTCCGCGGGCATCTCAATGGGAAAAGCACGTGTGCTTTTGACCCCCTCGGACGTGAATCCATCTGACCGCGATTACATTTTGGTGTGTCCATCAACTGACCCTGCGTGGACACCGCTTTTTCTGCATGCGGTGGGTTTGGTGATGGAGCGCGGTGGAATTTTGTCACACGGCGCGGTTGTCGCGAGAGAGTACGGTGTCCCTGCGGTTGCTAATGTTCCGAACGCAACGCAACGTATCGCTGATGGACAGATGCTGCAGATTGATGGAAATCAGGGAACAGTCTCAATTTACCATGAAACTTCATAG